In Amphiura filiformis chromosome 1, Afil_fr2py, whole genome shotgun sequence, the following are encoded in one genomic region:
- the LOC140158961 gene encoding uncharacterized protein has protein sequence MGIDDHKVQRYLAFRRLKPIPRYHPDRRQILSNTKKTWGKKRQAAFQRRRLQRKDHLEKKKRLRDIQLSGPNLIPSCGKHYLGCNLIDGRSLRPVKNPQDGELIVLGRGCTGSVELARHKASGYLMAAKIIDMEAPESGYREMKKEIRALQAVDGEEEFPKLIGIIQQQHLVAFAMEFVGYWQTYKTTSLCQQIYDSGSISRNNWLMIIKDIGKGVQTLHDRGYIHADLHMNNVLLHHPPNSDRPKAKIIDLGFAVTRDCAVGLGDMNSCEKEDIYRRCKHFAPELVEGESFFSVQTDIFSYGRMIKNIATALSIDGLSSLSDACTCRNPMIRCTIGHVLREIDKIL, from the exons ATGGGGATAGATGATCATAAAGTGCAGCGATACCTAGCATTTCGGCGTTTGAAACCGATACCTCGTTACCATCCAGATCGTCGGCAAATCTTGTCCAACACCAAGAAAACTTGGGGAAAGAAACGGCAAGCTGCATTCCAGCGCAGACGACTACAACGCAAAGATCATCTAGAAAAGAAGAAGCGCCTGAGAGATATTCAACTTTCTGGACCCAACCTAATCCCTAGCTGTGGCAAGCACTATCTTGGTTGCAATTTGATCGACGGCCGGTCACTTCGCCCTGTAAAGAACCCACAAGACGGCGAACTgattgttttaggaagagggtGTACTGGATCTGTAGAATTGGCTCGACATAAAGCCTCCGGGTACTTGATGGCGGCAAAAATTATAGATATGGAGGCTCCTGAAAG TGGTTATCGGGAAATGAAAAAGGAGATCCGTGCGTTGCAAGCAGTAGACGGTGAAGAAGAGTTTCCAAAGTTAATTGGAATTATTCAACAACAGCATTTAGTGGCATTTGCCATGGAATTTGTCGGATACTGGCAAACATACAAAACCACCAGCCTGTGTCAACAAATATACGATAGCGGATCCATTAGTCGAAATAACTGGTTGATGATCATTAAGGACATCGGAAAGGGTGTGCAAACCCTCCATGACAGAGGATATATCCATGCAGATCTTCACATGAACAATGTGCTCTTACACCATCCCCCAAACAGCGATCGGCCTAAAGCTAAGATCATTGATCTTGGGTTTGCAGTTACGCGGGATTGTGCTGTAGGTTTAGGAGACATGAATTCCTGTGAAAAGGAGGACATTTACAGGCGATGCAAACATTTTGCACCTGAACTTGTTGAAGGAGAAAGCTTCTTTTCCGTGCAGACAGATATCTTCTCCTATGGGCGGATGATCAAAAACATCGCAACTGCCTTATCCATAGACGGACTTTCGTCTTTGTCTGACGCATGCACGTGTAGAAACCCAATGATCAGATGCACCATTGGGCACGTGCTGCGGGAGATCGACAAGATATTGTAG